GTGGTTGCTATGGGCCTGCTTTTAGGGTCCAAATGAAGGCCCAATTGTGCCCTAACCGCGCTTATCACTTAAGTTGGCTTGTTTACACCTAATTACGTGTTTAGCTTTGCGTCTTGTCGTCTAGTCGGCTTTGTAGTCTAGTCAGCATTTCGGTCACCCGATAGTACATATTAAGTTGTGTCACTCATGTACAActtcaattttgttttcttttattttttttttaagaaaggaATTAATTtggttaagtttttttttaaaaaaaaaaaatctaacaattGGTTTTAAGTTATTTATGATTTAGTGATTTGATGACATAGAGCGATTagattttttgaaatatatattatttgtgtaATTATGTTGTCTTTCTTATTGTTTGAATTAGAGAAATTTGTATGATTAAACTtaatgaaacaaaattaataaaataatataaaataacaaacatTTATACAAATAGTAAGATTGTTTTGATTACTTAAATGTTTGTGGTGGTCTTCTTCTCTACCTTTGTGGTCGTCATGGAGGTGTAAGTTCGATTCTAGACAATCGTCAGTAAGTTTCGGTTAGGTTTGGTCAGGATGGATTATGAAACTCCTGTGAAGACAATGAGGATCGATAATAATATGATGGTAAAAATGAATGTATATTGATAAAGGTGTCATgatttcaaataataataataaattcttTTGCGCAAATTGATAATAATGATTTCAAATTACACCAATTTCGTACTTTCATCCCAATTCTCCAACAACATTATATAAGATATCATATTCGGACAAATGATTAAACATGAATTGACACAACATCCTTAGATATCTCTTATTATTCTCTCTCCTAAATACATTCTCTGTACCCATCCTAAAAAAAGTGCCAATTACATTAACTATCCTAAAAAAGGTGCCAATTACATTAACTAATAatgtataattaatataaatgatattgtATTCCTTTACCAAAATTAAAGATGACAATGTGGGATAGTTGACTCCGTATAGTTCAACCAATATatcgtacaaaataaaatatgattttactttcataataaaaagggaaataaacttttcctttttttttacgGATAAGCAGGCCAGCCTGCCCCGCCTCGTTGTTGGCCCGTGCGAGCTGCAGATTTTGCAGGACAGACTTAAGTGGATCAACGGGTTGAATTAGTGAACCCATCACACACTTTTTGCTAGCGGATTGCGGACCGATCTGCATAGCCCGCCCTGCATTGTCATCCCTAACCAAAATCACTTCCTTAATATATTATGTTAATGCAACATAAAGatataaaaagaatatattttatattctttatttaatatattctaaattaaaataaaatatgcattTTAGTCATTATACTTTCTTATAACTTGTATTTGGTTATTTTGGattgtatatattattattgtttatatgagtaaatattttttttcttgctaaaaaattattattctataatatatatatatatatatatatatatatatatattacaattaaaTTGTGGCATGAAGATTCTTTCAATACTTTATTTTACCTGCTTTAAggtgtttattttattttaagacaaAACTACAATTTCTTCTTTAAAGTATAAGCGATACTAAactttcataattaaaaaaaaaaataacacatttatctttttaactttacattattttagcaattaaatcaataaacctTTTTAGAGAATAACTAAAGGCTTTAATGTATATTTTGAGAATTCAAGGATCAAGGTGTTACattaagaaaacaaatcaaagaATATATAAGTacgtaaatataaaaaatcaagACAAACTTTATGTTTGTTAACTGATCTGGGTGAATTATATTAGTTAATTAGGTCTCATAGATAAAGTTGAGATTCTaagaaagaaatagaagaagttaatttaatatttcatatttttagaaGTGATGAAAAAGGTAATACgtgtaattataaattttaaatctgtGAGAAATTATTGTTTGTATTTAAGATAAAAGACAAGTGTAAAGTGTGtatgattatatatttaaaatatttgagaaaTTAATGTTTCAGATAAAATATACATGTGTGAAGGTTGTCTTGCCAAAATTCTGCATACAAATGTTTGTATTTTACATTATATCTTTTAGCACCACTAATCTTATTAAAGTGTTAGATTTTTCTATTACTATCATTATCATTAGTACTCTGATTGTCATTTCTCTAAAATTTAGTGTTGGATTTTTTCTATTACTATCCTTATTATTGTGATTGTCATTTCTCCAAAAGTTCAACACAATGGAAACAATGTTCCAATTGCATCAACCTCACCTTGATATCAAATTCATATCCTATTTTTCTCCAAAACCTGTTAtctttttttaccaaaattcCCTTTCCATGACAAGGTGTGGAATGACTATGTCTGCTTCCTCTTTTCCTGCTCCTTCTCTTTCTATCGGGTACTTCTCACTTCAATTTGTTgatggtatttttttttagtaaaattgATTAGTGTTGTATGTGTAATGAATGGTGTGATAGTATCTAAACAACTATGTTGTTTAGGCCTTTCTTTCATGGATTTTGTGGCTTCCAAAAGGCGTGTCATGTAAATTCATATTTTGTGACTTTTATTGTGTATTTGGATGTGATACAACCAATTTTAATTTACTCATTTCTAATTGAAATTtcaatcatttatatttttccatTTGTGATCCACTTGGATTTTCgcattaatatataaataacacTACATCTAAGTAATGGATTATGTAATATTTTGTACTATGTTAAATAGAATATTACCACAGTAATAGTAATTTGATTCTAACAATTTAACCCTGGAACACTGAATGGATCAAATTTGTATACAGATATTCAGATCAAATTTGTAAGAGCTTCACTTTAGACAACATCAGGAACTCTTTGATTCAGCAGGAGGATAGCATAATATTTAGTCTTTTGGAGAGAGCTCAGTATTCTCATGACTCATGTGCATATGACAATGATGCATTCTTCTTGGACGGTTTCAAAGGTTCTCTAGTTCAGTACATGGTCTTGCAAAATGAAAAGCTCCATTCTCAGGTTATTACATTTCTGAGAcagtaaaatatttaatgaaaaaagaGCCAtgatttaactgttttttgCATGTCTTCCTTTTGGAATTAGGTGGGAAGATACAATAGTGCAGAAGAACATGCCTTCTTCCCTGAATACTTACCTCAGCCAATGCTTCCACATCTGCAATACCCCCAGGTTTTGGATTTCTATCTTCTTTCTTGTTATGtaagataaaaatttatttggaCGATATTAATGTTAAACTAATATGTTAGCCATTAaaatttgctgataaaaaaaatatagaatttaAAGTTAACCAACTTCAAACAAAATgtgaattatacttataaaattataataaaaatatacgaAATTTATAGCAAAATAACACTTATCTGGGTATCAAATGTCGAAATATTCAGTTCTTATGAAGTTTCAATAGGAAAGTTACGAGTACTCTGTTTTTTCAATATATGAGCACTCTGTTTTTTCAGTATATGAATAATACTAGATTGTTTTGTTCCTCTAATATCACATGTTAGTGATATGTGCTCAAAACTCAAGAAAATTATACTTGCATCTGTCTTTATGAAATGTAGATTATATATGTTTACAGTAATATTTTCATATACTACTAAAGTCATAACATCATAAAATAGGGAGTGCAAAAATGGACACAGTATAAGCCAACTTTCATGGGTCAGAGAAAATTCACTATGCTGCTAAAGATTCACTAAACCTTGCATGGTTTCATATTAAAGTGAAACCCAAAAAGGCCAAACAAGCTAGCCACTTTTTTTTAGTTACTACTTAATAATAACTTCTTGATACTCAAATTAATTGATTTGATTAATCTACCTTCCATTTCCATCTGTGCTTATTCCTAGGTTCTGCATCACTGTGCTGATTCCATCAATATAAATACTCAGATTTGGAATATCTATTTTAAGGATCTCCTCCCAAAATTGGTAACAGCAAGAAACAATGATGAGTGTGGATCTATTGCCGTTTGTGACACTCTTTGCTTACAGGTACTATTAAGCATCATGTgttctgaatttttttatatttttcagtaACACTGAGAATTTGAAGTGTGATTTTTTGCAATAAAATTCACTAAAGAGGCTCTAGATGGTGAAGATATATTTTGTCACTTACACTAAAACTTTGACCTACCGGACACCTTTCACTGTGTGTGCATACTAGAAGTCTATCAACACCTACTTAACCAATAATATTTTCCTAATTACataatgatatttaatatttctcAATACCCCTTTTCAAGCTAATGCTCAGAAACTTCAGTTCTATATCTCAAAAAGGCATGTTATGAGGTGAAAGTATATGATAACTTTGTTATTGTTACATTTCTAGCACATGAGTTATTTTATACTACATCTCCAACATGTCCCTTACAGAAGCTCTTTGGACTTGAAATAGAGACTATTTTATTCTGAAATCAACATTTTATTAGAAAAACAGGGCAAGTAGGAGTGAACTATAGATCAGTTTGTCATAGATATTCTAATATTATGTGATGAAATAACTCCACTGAAAGCTCAAGATATTAGGAAAGGCTTGTGAATGGTTTTATATTACATCCTTCAGTAATTGAGAACCAACCTTAGGaggtttttttttcataatttaacattttcttaatttcttttcttATCTATCAGGGTTATTagcctttttttattttgtgctTGGGATTTTTCTAGTAATACTTTAATAGCACTTAACCTTACTATATCAGCATAAAATGGACCACTAAGTTAGTTCTTGCTAAAATTTTACACCTCCCATGATCCTCTGCAAGAATTTGCTACGGATCTTTTATTCCAAAGTCGAAATCTATTGGTGTTTAGacaattttaacaattaatattaatttgtgTGCAAAAAAACCTCACTTTTGTTGAACCCTTGTAGCTTAGCCATGCCTCCTGAGTTCTGAATGGGGTTTACACACCTTAATTATGATAATGATGAATTCCTTGACTCCTCTCAAACATGGTCCATTAAATATCCTGtgaaacaaaatgaaattaggtacaaaattttatattattggtCTACTTGGTAAAGTTGATTAATGAATAACAACCAATAAACTTTGCAgaagatttcaaaataaataacaaacaaGTCACTGTACTTAGAGAGTAAGTACATCAAATAAGTGGTTTTTAAATCTCATTCTTGACTTTCTGTACATTTGATGTCAGAATAATCAGGTAATAGTAGCTTGGTACAAATTTAGAGTATTTGTTATAATGCTTCAGCACCATTGCAGGCTCTCTCGAAGAGAATTCACTATGGAAAATTTGTTGCTGAGGCAAAGTTTCAAGATGCCCCTTCTGAATATGAATCCGCAATTAAAGCAAAAGTAAACTTCTGCATAACTAATTCATCATATTTTCCATTGTGATCTTAAATATGCCCAAGTTACTTAATTTTGTGATGCTACATTATCTTGAACCTCTTTCAGGACAGGAAACTATTGTTAGAGTTGTTGACATGTGAAACTGTGGAGGCATTAGTGAAGAAGAGAGTAGAATTGAAGGCAAAATCATTTGGCCAGGTGGTGAAGATTGATGAAGCAGACAATGTAGCCAATTCTACCTACAAAATCAAGCCAAgttttattgcaaatctctATGAAAACTGGGTTATGCCTCTCACAAAAGAGGTGCAAGTGGAGTACTTGTTGAGAAGACTTGAGTAAACAAAGACAAGATGACCCTAAACAGAATGCATGGTAAAGAAAGTAATTATATTAGTGTTTTTATTTTCGTGGagttagtttaattttttttattgtttgttgTACCTATCTAATTGAACTCAAACAAAGTTATTTTGTTCTCATTTTTACCAACtctgatatattttaaaataaaaatcttattaaaatgaagacaaaaaatatataaaaatataaaagaataaaaaccagataacaaatataaaatatattaacagttattacacattttttcaatatttaaaatatatatatatatatgagcgCAAACTGCGTTAAACGAATCTATGACAGAGAgttatatttcatttaaatcaCAATTTGATAAGTAAATTCAAGACTTAAACATCAAAATACATTTCACAATCAATTTAAAGAGTCAATCAATTATCAAATTGTTTAAACTTCAAACCactatcaaataatttttatttaaataaagaaaacaatctCGCAAGAGAAATTTGAAACTTGTGACCACATCGCATTCACATCCAAATCCTCTAAACTAAAGTTATATTGAGAGATAAAATTATATTCTCTGACATGATTAGAAGGATGAGCACTCTCAAAAAGTTCCAACTCCTAAAAATAGGATAACCTAACCTACATCACAGAGTCATGATCAATGATCTGAACACATCACTAGAATCTTgaactaatagagactaatctTAAAGTTATAGACACTACATTCAAAACATGTCTACCCAAGTGAACAAAAAACTCAAGGAAAAATAAGCAAAAAAGAACTTACTGCTAATCGTCCAAAGGTGGTCTCCAATCACCAAATTGATCAAAGATGGGGTTATAAATCTAAAGAGAAggcagagaagaaaaaaaaacttaaaaacaaaaacagaaattgtggttatttaaaatgaaaactGGACAACTgcattttttattcaaaattcaatggcACTTTAAATACACATTTCTCCCATAACCCTCTGAGACCGTCTTTTAAGGAAAACAACATGACGGTGATTGACCATAAAGATGTTATCTCATGTACTTGAAATCGAAACAAAAGtggtataattaaaataatacttgaatattttattattaaagtgaacaattcatataaataaataaaaaaaaatcagttatttaagtttcattttaaataacaacaatcttttaaaaaaaaaatattttcttctctGCCTTCTTTAGATTTATAACTCTACATTTCATCAATTTGGCGATCGAAGGCCACCTTTGGACTATTGACAATAAGTTCTCTTTTGCTCCTTTTTCCTTTGAGTCAGTTTTGAGTTTTTTGTTCACTTTGGTAGACGTGTTTTGCATgagttgttggagatcccacatcgactagagattacagcctttcattgtatataagtgggtgcaaacctcaacctcatgagccagttttatggggttgagttaggcttaaagtccactttcaaatatggtatcagagctcttcgaatgaagagttctgctgcgcttctctctggtttttatttccctctttgctgttcttggttattttatttttttatgttctctttcaaaatcttgattggttttaaaaaacttttaggcaatgtttaatgaaaaccctaatcttcatagtcttaatagtagtcacactattacatgcaatttttgtggtaaatatggtcatactgagactatttgttttcgcaaagtgggttttccttctggtaatgttaaaacctcaaatttttcttttactagaaaagtctgcactttttgtaatcgtcttggccacactatcgacacctgttataaaaagcatgggttccctcctggctacaaattcaccaattggacatcccaagccaataatatgattactactgacactttttttgagatttttcctaaagaacgggatgtaaaggggattcaacttacatcacaacagtgtcaattccttaccaacattttgcgtcagcaaaaccttgaggatccttgttagaaaagatggctttaaactagaggggcgatgaattgtttaaaggggttttcgcaaacttttcaaaacttagaatgaatttatttcagaaaccaattgattcagcaattcagttagccaaaacagcaagcaaaagttgtagtaccagaaaaacaatcggttgtttcgtagaaacaatcggttgtttataccaggaaacaacaaataaactgaatttaaagagttagagatagagagattgtacacaattgtttatactggtcactcaaaactagagctacatctagtcttctcacaaaccctgaggatatccactaagcaatcaccacttgatcacttacaccacaaccaaaagaatgaccttgaacacctcaagaaacacactctccttggccaacactaagattgttgatcttgaacacctcaagaacacacagccaatctcagcaaacacacagaaacgaattgttcaacagattacaaagattacacttgttacaaatgattatctgaaatcaatacaagtagaatcctattccagcaccttgatcaatcacaaaactcttaagcaatctcagcactttgaaaactcttagaaaaactttgtcaaaagattcttaattcttaaaactgtttttcttaatatattcaaagatatagtttgttatcaaatcttaacaaactcttaaattgcattaaaagattggtcaaagcatttaatgactggagcgtatacagttaaagcatttaaagctcagtcaaacagaaaacagtttttctgttatggtcccaaaacaaacaatcgattgtttcctcgaatcaatcggttgttttggtacttaacagtttcaaccattcaaaaacagttttcaatctttctcaaaacacctaagtataaacaatcggttgtttcgacaaaacaatcggttgtttcaacttagtttgaaaaacattttactttcataaagattgagatgctaattgcttgagatttaatacaagggtggattacaacatataaactaccccagaacaaagcttaaaccaggacagcaacaacaagcaaagcagaggcttcaacatccttcaaaggatttggattcttcaaaacattgaacaccacttggttcaacaatcctgcccctcacactcaaattaatcaaagAATCTTGGATATTGATTatggtgccactgatcatgtttgtcacaatttgaacattttgactacttatactaaaattaaacctgccttaattagtcttccaaatggccaaactgtttatgccacatattctggtttagtacgtttttctgataagttttatttgtcttatgtgttatacgtgcctcattttcaattaaacttaatatttgtttctaaactcacacaccaacttaaatgcactttaactttcacttcaacccactgcattatacaagaaaatctcacccaagagaggattggtatAGTTAAAGCCACCGTtggcttgtaccttgtcactaccttgcctgcttctagtcgttctaaaccgcattgttttgctccttttattaattgtaatatcactaaaaaaacactatggcattatagactaggacacccttcacatgaaagattacatgtcttaagcaaacaatactcttttattattgttgatactcatcatgtatgtgacacttgtagtcgtgcaaaacatAGAAAACTTactttcactttaagtaatactgttacctctgctacttttgatcttgtacactttgatatttggggaccatgttccataatttctatgcaaggttttcgttatttcttgactattgtagatgattactcgcgttatacttggattattctgctgcataacaaatctgaagtgcatcagcacatcattaacttcactgttttcgttcaaaatcttttcaaaactaatatcaaaacgattcgtactgacaatggtgttgagtttgctatgtcaaatttttatgcttcaaagggaattatacataaaaaatcttgtgttgaaacaccacaacaaaatggcattgtagaacgtaaacattaacacatactaaatgtaactcgggctttactttttcaagcaaatcttcctcctataTTTTGGGAATTTGttgtaaatcatgttgttttcttaataaatgctattcctactccattacttaataacatcactcctcatgaaaagttgtttggaaaaccatatgacatttcctttctaaaagtgtttggttgtctctgttatgctagtaccattactgcacataggaaaaaattagatgatagatctatcaaaggtatttttcttggcttcccgcaaaatacaaaaggttatattatcttaaatttaaag
The sequence above is a segment of the Phaseolus vulgaris cultivar G19833 chromosome 2, P. vulgaris v2.0, whole genome shotgun sequence genome. Coding sequences within it:
- the LOC137809632 gene encoding chorismate mutase 3, chloroplastic-like codes for the protein METMFQLHQPHLDIKFISYFSPKPVIFFYQNSLSMTRCGMTMSASSFPAPSLSIGYFSLQFVDDQICKSFTLDNIRNSLIQQEDSIIFSLLERAQYSHDSCAYDNDAFFLDGFKGSLVQYMVLQNEKLHSQVGRYNSAEEHAFFPEYLPQPMLPHLQYPQVLHHCADSININTQIWNIYFKDLLPKLVTARNNDECGSIAVCDTLCLQALSKRIHYGKFVAEAKFQDAPSEYESAIKAKDRKLLLELLTCETVEALVKKRVELKAKSFGQVVKIDEADNVANSTYKIKPSFIANLYENWVMPLTKEVQVEYLLRRLE